The following coding sequences lie in one Arachis ipaensis cultivar K30076 chromosome B03, Araip1.1, whole genome shotgun sequence genomic window:
- the LOC107629340 gene encoding nicalin-1 isoform X3, which produces MSTVSFSTTYPAPPSDLASPDSITTPPPSTSLRTPISLAQYFSFLFASSTSPSSKYPVYFAFEDDNINAVLADIKKSDITGQPATATTGGYKFVVSALEPKSLVSPSITNIQGWLTGLKAGDDAHQLPTIAVVASYDTFGAAPALSVGSDSNGSGVVALLEVARLFSLLYSNPKTRGQYNLLFGLTSGGPYNYNGTRKWLRSFDQRLRESIDYAICIDSIGSWENELWIHVSKPPENAYIKQIMEDFSSVAEELGFNVNLKHKKINISNPRVAWEHEQFSRLRVTAATLSELSAAPELLEKTGGLIDSRHFVDEKAIIRGVKLVAESLARHIYGHQGKNIQIFADNSNLAVNPYYIRSWLDVLSQTPRVAPFFSKDDPFVMALKKELEDHTDEVNLQREALDGMFTFYDSTSAKLNIYQVASVTFDLLLLLVLGSYLIVLFSFLVITTRGLDDLISLFRRPPSRKVKTA; this is translated from the exons ATGTCTACCGTCTCATTCAGTACGACATATCCGGCGCCCCCTTCGGATCTCGCCTCGCCGGACTCAATCACCACGCCACCTCCCTCCACTTCTCTCCGCACGCCGATCTCTCTCGCACAGTACTTCTCATTCCTCTTCGCGAGTTCAACATCTCCTTCGTCAAAG TATCCTGTTTATTTTGCTTTTGAGGATGACAACATTAATGCTGTATTAGCTGATATCAAGAAGAGTGATATCACTGGTCAGCCAGCTACTGCAACTACTGGCGG ATACAAATTTGTTGTTTCAGCTCTAGAACCAAAGAGTCTTGTCTCTCCATCCATTACCAACATTCAG GGGTGGTTGACAGGACTGAAGGCAGGTGATGATGCACATCAATTACCCACCATCGCAGTAGTGGCATCATATGACACCTTTGGAGCTGCTCCT GCATTATCAGTGGGAAGTGATAGTAATGGAAGTGGTGTTGTGGCTCTTCTTGAAGTAGCTAGGTTGTTTTCACTTTTGTATTCTAATCCAAAGACCAGAGGCCAATACAATCTGTTGTTTGGGCTAACATCTGGTGGGCCTTACAACTACAATGGAACCCGTAAG TGGCTTCGGAGCTTTGATCAACGATTGCGTGAAAGCATTGACTATGCTATTTGCATAGATAGTATTGGCTCCTGGGAGAATGAATTGTGGATTCATGTGTCTAAGCCTCCAGAAAATGCCTACATTAAGCAAATCATGGAA GATTTTTCAAGTGTTGCAGAAGAGTTAGGCTTTAATGTGAATTTGAAGCataagaaaataaatatctcAAATCCTCGA GTAGCTTGGGAGCATGAACAGTTTTCAAGGTTGAGAGTTACTGCTGCCACTCTTTCTGAACTTTCGGCTGCACCTGAACTGCTGGAAAAGACTGGTGGTTTGATTGACAGCAG GCATTTTGTAGATGAAAAGGCAATTATCAGAGGTGTGAAATTAGTTGCTGAGAGTCTTGCG CGGCATATTTACGGACATCAAGGAAAGAACATCCAAATCTTTGCAGACAATAGTAACTTGGCTGTAAATCCTTATTATATCCGATCATGGTTAGATGTTTTGTCCCAAACACCTCGAGTGGCACCATTTTTCTCGAAAGATGATCCTTTTGTCATGGCTCTGAAAAAG GAATTAGAAGATCATACAGATGAGGTCAATCTGCAACGCGAAGCTCTAGATGGGATGTTCACATTTTATGATTCTACTAGCGCAAAGCTGAACATATATCAG GTTGCCAGTGTCACATTTGACTTGTTATTGCTTCTAGTACTGGGGTCGTATTTAATTGTGCTGTTCAGTTTCTTGGTCATCACAACTAGG GGTCTTGATGATCTGATCAGTTTATTTCGGCGGCCTCCCTCACGAAAAGTGAAGACTGCATAA
- the LOC107629340 gene encoding nicalin-1 isoform X1, translating into MAPRKSPRERQMLVLESVIALVFVLVACVELCDGATVVDVYRLIQYDISGAPFGSRLAGLNHHATSLHFSPHADLSRTVLLIPLREFNISFVKEYIAENKPLGGLLFLLPQIFNFENKGEVGSNHLDGTEELLKNVLAELEQILIRTNLPYPVYFAFEDDNINAVLADIKKSDITGQPATATTGGYKFVVSALEPKSLVSPSITNIQGWLTGLKAGDDAHQLPTIAVVASYDTFGAAPALSVGSDSNGSGVVALLEVARLFSLLYSNPKTRGQYNLLFGLTSGGPYNYNGTRKWLRSFDQRLRESIDYAICIDSIGSWENELWIHVSKPPENAYIKQIMEDFSSVAEELGFNVNLKHKKINISNPRVAWEHEQFSRLRVTAATLSELSAAPELLEKTGGLIDSRHFVDEKAIIRGVKLVAESLARHIYGHQGKNIQIFADNSNLAVNPYYIRSWLDVLSQTPRVAPFFSKDDPFVMALKKELEDHTDEVNLQREALDGMFTFYDSTSAKLNIYQVASVTFDLLLLLVLGSYLIVLFSFLVITTRGLDDLISLFRRPPSRKVKTA; encoded by the exons ATGGCGCCTAGAAAATCACCGCGCGAGCGCCAAATGCTGGTACTCGAGTCGGTCATCGCCCTCGTGTTCGTGCTGGTAGCCTGCGTCGAGCTCTGCGACGGCGCCACCGTCGTCGATGTCTACCGTCTCATTCAGTACGACATATCCGGCGCCCCCTTCGGATCTCGCCTCGCCGGACTCAATCACCACGCCACCTCCCTCCACTTCTCTCCGCACGCCGATCTCTCTCGCACAGTACTTCTCATTCCTCTTCGCGAGTTCAACATCTCCTTCGTCAAAG AATATATTGCAGAAAACAAGCCTCTGGGGGGTTTGTTATTCTTGCTGCCACAGATattcaattttgaaaataaagGTGAAGTGGGAAGTAACCATTTAGATGGAACTGAAGAGTTGCTGAAGAATGTGTTGGCTGAACTTGAACAGATACTTATACGTACCAACTTACCT TATCCTGTTTATTTTGCTTTTGAGGATGACAACATTAATGCTGTATTAGCTGATATCAAGAAGAGTGATATCACTGGTCAGCCAGCTACTGCAACTACTGGCGG ATACAAATTTGTTGTTTCAGCTCTAGAACCAAAGAGTCTTGTCTCTCCATCCATTACCAACATTCAG GGGTGGTTGACAGGACTGAAGGCAGGTGATGATGCACATCAATTACCCACCATCGCAGTAGTGGCATCATATGACACCTTTGGAGCTGCTCCT GCATTATCAGTGGGAAGTGATAGTAATGGAAGTGGTGTTGTGGCTCTTCTTGAAGTAGCTAGGTTGTTTTCACTTTTGTATTCTAATCCAAAGACCAGAGGCCAATACAATCTGTTGTTTGGGCTAACATCTGGTGGGCCTTACAACTACAATGGAACCCGTAAG TGGCTTCGGAGCTTTGATCAACGATTGCGTGAAAGCATTGACTATGCTATTTGCATAGATAGTATTGGCTCCTGGGAGAATGAATTGTGGATTCATGTGTCTAAGCCTCCAGAAAATGCCTACATTAAGCAAATCATGGAA GATTTTTCAAGTGTTGCAGAAGAGTTAGGCTTTAATGTGAATTTGAAGCataagaaaataaatatctcAAATCCTCGA GTAGCTTGGGAGCATGAACAGTTTTCAAGGTTGAGAGTTACTGCTGCCACTCTTTCTGAACTTTCGGCTGCACCTGAACTGCTGGAAAAGACTGGTGGTTTGATTGACAGCAG GCATTTTGTAGATGAAAAGGCAATTATCAGAGGTGTGAAATTAGTTGCTGAGAGTCTTGCG CGGCATATTTACGGACATCAAGGAAAGAACATCCAAATCTTTGCAGACAATAGTAACTTGGCTGTAAATCCTTATTATATCCGATCATGGTTAGATGTTTTGTCCCAAACACCTCGAGTGGCACCATTTTTCTCGAAAGATGATCCTTTTGTCATGGCTCTGAAAAAG GAATTAGAAGATCATACAGATGAGGTCAATCTGCAACGCGAAGCTCTAGATGGGATGTTCACATTTTATGATTCTACTAGCGCAAAGCTGAACATATATCAG GTTGCCAGTGTCACATTTGACTTGTTATTGCTTCTAGTACTGGGGTCGTATTTAATTGTGCTGTTCAGTTTCTTGGTCATCACAACTAGG GGTCTTGATGATCTGATCAGTTTATTTCGGCGGCCTCCCTCACGAAAAGTGAAGACTGCATAA
- the LOC107629340 gene encoding nicalin-1 isoform X2 — protein MAPRKSPRERQMLVLESVIALVFVLVACVELCDGATVVDVYRLIQYDISGAPFGSRLAGLNHHATSLHFSPHADLSRTVLLIPLREFNISFVKENKPLGGLLFLLPQIFNFENKGEVGSNHLDGTEELLKNVLAELEQILIRTNLPYPVYFAFEDDNINAVLADIKKSDITGQPATATTGGYKFVVSALEPKSLVSPSITNIQGWLTGLKAGDDAHQLPTIAVVASYDTFGAAPALSVGSDSNGSGVVALLEVARLFSLLYSNPKTRGQYNLLFGLTSGGPYNYNGTRKWLRSFDQRLRESIDYAICIDSIGSWENELWIHVSKPPENAYIKQIMEDFSSVAEELGFNVNLKHKKINISNPRVAWEHEQFSRLRVTAATLSELSAAPELLEKTGGLIDSRHFVDEKAIIRGVKLVAESLARHIYGHQGKNIQIFADNSNLAVNPYYIRSWLDVLSQTPRVAPFFSKDDPFVMALKKELEDHTDEVNLQREALDGMFTFYDSTSAKLNIYQVASVTFDLLLLLVLGSYLIVLFSFLVITTRGLDDLISLFRRPPSRKVKTA, from the exons ATGGCGCCTAGAAAATCACCGCGCGAGCGCCAAATGCTGGTACTCGAGTCGGTCATCGCCCTCGTGTTCGTGCTGGTAGCCTGCGTCGAGCTCTGCGACGGCGCCACCGTCGTCGATGTCTACCGTCTCATTCAGTACGACATATCCGGCGCCCCCTTCGGATCTCGCCTCGCCGGACTCAATCACCACGCCACCTCCCTCCACTTCTCTCCGCACGCCGATCTCTCTCGCACAGTACTTCTCATTCCTCTTCGCGAGTTCAACATCTCCTTCGTCAAAG AAAACAAGCCTCTGGGGGGTTTGTTATTCTTGCTGCCACAGATattcaattttgaaaataaagGTGAAGTGGGAAGTAACCATTTAGATGGAACTGAAGAGTTGCTGAAGAATGTGTTGGCTGAACTTGAACAGATACTTATACGTACCAACTTACCT TATCCTGTTTATTTTGCTTTTGAGGATGACAACATTAATGCTGTATTAGCTGATATCAAGAAGAGTGATATCACTGGTCAGCCAGCTACTGCAACTACTGGCGG ATACAAATTTGTTGTTTCAGCTCTAGAACCAAAGAGTCTTGTCTCTCCATCCATTACCAACATTCAG GGGTGGTTGACAGGACTGAAGGCAGGTGATGATGCACATCAATTACCCACCATCGCAGTAGTGGCATCATATGACACCTTTGGAGCTGCTCCT GCATTATCAGTGGGAAGTGATAGTAATGGAAGTGGTGTTGTGGCTCTTCTTGAAGTAGCTAGGTTGTTTTCACTTTTGTATTCTAATCCAAAGACCAGAGGCCAATACAATCTGTTGTTTGGGCTAACATCTGGTGGGCCTTACAACTACAATGGAACCCGTAAG TGGCTTCGGAGCTTTGATCAACGATTGCGTGAAAGCATTGACTATGCTATTTGCATAGATAGTATTGGCTCCTGGGAGAATGAATTGTGGATTCATGTGTCTAAGCCTCCAGAAAATGCCTACATTAAGCAAATCATGGAA GATTTTTCAAGTGTTGCAGAAGAGTTAGGCTTTAATGTGAATTTGAAGCataagaaaataaatatctcAAATCCTCGA GTAGCTTGGGAGCATGAACAGTTTTCAAGGTTGAGAGTTACTGCTGCCACTCTTTCTGAACTTTCGGCTGCACCTGAACTGCTGGAAAAGACTGGTGGTTTGATTGACAGCAG GCATTTTGTAGATGAAAAGGCAATTATCAGAGGTGTGAAATTAGTTGCTGAGAGTCTTGCG CGGCATATTTACGGACATCAAGGAAAGAACATCCAAATCTTTGCAGACAATAGTAACTTGGCTGTAAATCCTTATTATATCCGATCATGGTTAGATGTTTTGTCCCAAACACCTCGAGTGGCACCATTTTTCTCGAAAGATGATCCTTTTGTCATGGCTCTGAAAAAG GAATTAGAAGATCATACAGATGAGGTCAATCTGCAACGCGAAGCTCTAGATGGGATGTTCACATTTTATGATTCTACTAGCGCAAAGCTGAACATATATCAG GTTGCCAGTGTCACATTTGACTTGTTATTGCTTCTAGTACTGGGGTCGTATTTAATTGTGCTGTTCAGTTTCTTGGTCATCACAACTAGG GGTCTTGATGATCTGATCAGTTTATTTCGGCGGCCTCCCTCACGAAAAGTGAAGACTGCATAA
- the LOC107634135 gene encoding transcription repressor OFP6-like, whose product MSSNNKQALFKTVFTINGSCGCGKTKALEVHEPTPKPKISIPKNNTNNPSSMASSFTTTSHNGAFSGAEDEDSSTTISESETTHDHISNNLIIPKRSPLMDTLAVEKDSSDPYHDFRHSMLQMIFEKEIESKDDLQDLLQCFLQLNEPHYHHIIVKAFSQICEEAFPEKVCTTTPSINRRSSSCTNTFIVHKTCR is encoded by the coding sequence ATGTCTTCCAACAACAAACAAGCTCTTTTCAAAACCGTATTCACAATAAACGGTAGCTGTGGCTGCGGCAAAACAAAGGCCTTAGAGGTACACGAACCAACCCCAAAACCCAAAATCTCCATTCCCAAGAACAACACAAATAACCCTAGCAGCATGGCTTCTTCATTCACCACTACTTCGCACAACGGTGCCTTCTCCGGCGCTGAGGACGAAGATTCCTCCACCACAATCTCTGAATCCGAAACCACCCATGACCATATCAGCAATAACCTTATTATCCCCAAACGAAGCCCACTCATGGATACACTTGCAGTTGAGAAGGACTCTTCGGACCCATATCATGATTTCCGGCATTCCATGCTCCAAATGATCTTCGAGAAAGAGATTGAATCTAAGGATGATCTTCAGGATCTTCTTCAGTGTTTTCTTCAGCTGAATGAACCTCATTACCATCATATCATCGTTAAGGCCTTCAGTCAGATATGTGAAGAGGCCTTCCCTGAGAAGGTTTGTACTACTACCCCTTCTATTAACAGAAGATCTTCCTCTTGTACGAACACCTTCATCGTTCACAAGACTTGCCGCTGA